One genomic segment of Couchioplanes caeruleus includes these proteins:
- the cas5c gene encoding type I-C CRISPR-associated protein Cas5c: MAVQVRGDAALFSRPELKVERVTYPVMTPSAAVGVLEAIFWKPEMRYRIVAIEVLNPIRQFTIRRNETSDVPALADAIKGGRRVDTVAHRDQRNAVCLRDVAYRIHAHIETRAHADKPAAAYRDQLRRRVRRGACFQQPYLGTREFSADFCWPDDTPRQYTLSEDLGIMLHSIERDPRGVVSMQWFAARLDVGVLHVPEHGLTLDLPGGGR, from the coding sequence GTGGCGGTGCAGGTCCGCGGCGACGCGGCGCTGTTCTCGCGCCCGGAGCTGAAGGTCGAACGGGTCACCTATCCGGTGATGACGCCCTCGGCGGCGGTGGGGGTGCTGGAGGCCATCTTCTGGAAACCCGAGATGCGCTACCGCATCGTCGCGATCGAGGTGCTCAACCCGATCCGGCAGTTCACCATCCGCCGGAACGAGACCAGCGACGTGCCTGCGCTGGCTGATGCGATCAAGGGCGGTCGGCGGGTGGACACCGTGGCCCACCGCGACCAGCGCAACGCGGTCTGCCTGCGCGACGTGGCGTACCGCATCCACGCGCACATCGAGACCCGCGCGCATGCCGACAAGCCCGCCGCCGCCTACCGCGACCAGCTGCGCCGCCGGGTCCGCCGCGGCGCCTGCTTCCAGCAGCCCTATCTAGGTACCCGTGAGTTCAGCGCCGACTTCTGCTGGCCCGACGACACCCCGCGCCAGTACACGCTGAGCGAAGACCTGGGCATCATGCTGCACTCCATTGAGCGCGACCCGCGCGGCGTGGTGAGCATGCAGTGGTTCGCCGCCCGCCTGGATGTCGGTGTGCTGCATGTACCGGAACACGGCCTCACCTTGGACCTGCCGGGTGGGGGACGCTGA
- the cas8c gene encoding type I-C CRISPR-associated protein Cas8c/Csd1, whose protein sequence is MLLQRLVEFADASGEVVPPFYARKAVRWLLDLHPDGTVAGPLTDTADPSDRARKYGVARLVPSVTRTVGIAPALAVDNPEYVLGWIGEGSNPERAPKQHAAFKELIYAWDKHVGDPRGPAHAIAEFYRHQRDASVDQPPGWGRGDLVAFRVAGTVACTSEAAIGYWATVAAARKGSGAVGLCLVCARVQPLLKTIPQQIPSRWLPGTLKNASLVSVNEAVHGYELKKSLVHTPICTGCALKFTSALTTLLSDPNHSVAYSGQNTRLAWWIVGGADYDPMGALEQPNDADVPQLLAAVRGGSHTELDDTSAFCTVTVAGNSARVVVRGWVQMPLPQLKANIAAWLTDLEMVDAFTGAPTRIPLGHLTRVSGRWDTRKSVWKEFGASGEDRPHGAHRALLAAALLGRPLPPHLLTHVIHRIRADRRVDTARAALIRLILRRHPRIPAPDRKALMATLNPDHPSPAYLAGRIFAVLEDLQLANARAYNQSINTTFADRYFSRAITSPLSALVAGRRDARAWLKRLRRVRPKSAYFYEQRLDELFNQIADAGGIPAAVVVVEQAAFILGYHQQRAATTVERQQAKAASGAIDPDLDVDSDDTALDIDSSTDADTEGVPA, encoded by the coding sequence ATGCTGCTGCAACGCCTGGTCGAGTTCGCCGATGCCAGCGGCGAGGTTGTCCCGCCGTTCTACGCGCGGAAGGCGGTGCGATGGCTGCTCGACCTGCACCCCGACGGCACTGTTGCCGGCCCGCTGACCGACACCGCCGACCCGAGCGACCGCGCCCGGAAGTACGGGGTAGCGCGGCTGGTGCCGTCGGTCACCCGCACCGTCGGTATCGCGCCGGCGTTGGCCGTGGATAACCCGGAGTACGTGCTCGGCTGGATCGGTGAGGGCAGCAACCCGGAGCGGGCGCCGAAGCAGCACGCCGCGTTCAAGGAACTGATCTACGCCTGGGACAAGCATGTCGGCGACCCGCGCGGCCCGGCGCATGCGATCGCCGAGTTCTACCGCCACCAGCGCGACGCGAGTGTGGACCAGCCGCCCGGGTGGGGGCGCGGCGACCTGGTCGCGTTCCGCGTTGCCGGCACCGTGGCCTGCACCAGCGAGGCGGCGATCGGCTACTGGGCTACGGTCGCCGCAGCCCGCAAGGGCTCCGGAGCGGTCGGGTTGTGCCTGGTCTGCGCCCGGGTGCAGCCGCTGCTCAAGACGATCCCGCAGCAGATCCCCAGCCGGTGGCTGCCCGGGACGTTGAAGAACGCGTCGCTGGTCAGCGTCAACGAAGCCGTACACGGCTATGAACTGAAGAAGTCACTGGTACACACCCCGATCTGCACCGGCTGCGCGTTGAAGTTCACCTCCGCGCTGACCACTCTGCTGTCCGACCCCAACCACAGCGTGGCCTACTCCGGGCAGAACACCCGCCTGGCGTGGTGGATCGTCGGCGGCGCCGACTACGACCCGATGGGCGCTCTCGAGCAACCTAACGACGCCGACGTGCCGCAGCTGCTCGCCGCCGTGCGCGGCGGCTCGCACACCGAGCTCGACGATACCTCGGCGTTCTGCACCGTGACCGTCGCCGGTAACTCCGCCCGCGTCGTCGTCCGTGGCTGGGTCCAGATGCCCCTACCGCAGCTCAAAGCCAACATCGCCGCGTGGCTGACCGACCTGGAAATGGTCGACGCGTTCACCGGCGCACCCACCCGGATTCCGTTGGGCCATCTGACCCGCGTCAGCGGACGGTGGGACACCCGCAAAAGCGTCTGGAAAGAGTTCGGTGCCTCTGGTGAGGACCGCCCCCACGGCGCGCACCGCGCCCTGCTGGCCGCCGCCCTGCTCGGCCGGCCCCTGCCACCACACCTGCTCACCCACGTGATCCACCGCATCCGCGCCGACAGGCGCGTCGACACCGCCCGCGCCGCGCTGATCCGGCTGATCCTGCGCCGCCACCCGCGTATCCCCGCTCCCGACCGGAAGGCCCTCATGGCGACCCTGAACCCCGACCACCCGTCACCGGCCTACCTCGCCGGCCGGATCTTCGCCGTCCTGGAAGACCTACAACTGGCCAACGCCCGCGCCTACAACCAGAGCATCAACACCACCTTCGCCGACCGCTACTTCTCCCGCGCCATCACCAGCCCGCTCAGCGCCCTGGTCGCCGGACGCCGCGACGCCCGCGCCTGGCTCAAACGCCTACGCCGCGTGCGGCCAAAGTCCGCGTACTTCTACGAACAGCGCCTCGACGAACTGTTCAACCAGATCGCCGACGCCGGCGGAATCCCCGCCGCCGTCGTCGTCGTCGAGCAAGCCGCATTCATCCTCGGCTACCACCAGCAACGCGCCGCCACCACGGTGGAACGTCAGCAGGCCAAAGCCGCCAGCGGCGCCATCGACCCTGACCTCGATGTCGACAGCGACGACACCGCCCTCGACATCGACAGCAGCACCGACGCCGACACTGAAGGAGTCCCGGCATGA
- the cas7c gene encoding type I-C CRISPR-associated protein Cas7/Csd2 encodes MSAAHLDPTRRHDAVLLFDVTDGNPNGDPDGGNQPRTDDETGQGLVTDVALKRKIRDTVALLRGDDPRYGIFVEAGHALNTRIEQALKANPGNPDNAQQWLCQHYFDIRMFGGVLSTGTTKGGAGKVRGPMQLTFARSLDAILPTDHAITRVTPTRPEDLAAGKVTEMGSKWTVPYGLYRAHAFFSAPRATKTGVTSDDMATLWQALTVMFDHDRAASRGEMKLCGLYIFNHPDPLGVAPAATLTSRITLYRANPDKAPRQHTDYTRSIDTTDLPTGVEFTPLVDLWP; translated from the coding sequence ATGAGCGCCGCCCACCTCGACCCCACCCGCCGCCACGACGCCGTGCTGCTGTTCGACGTCACCGACGGCAACCCCAACGGCGACCCCGACGGCGGCAACCAGCCCCGCACCGACGACGAAACCGGCCAGGGCCTGGTCACCGACGTCGCCCTCAAACGCAAAATCCGCGACACCGTGGCCCTGCTGCGCGGCGACGACCCCCGCTACGGCATCTTCGTCGAAGCCGGCCACGCCCTGAACACCCGCATCGAGCAAGCCCTCAAAGCCAACCCCGGCAACCCCGACAACGCCCAACAATGGCTGTGCCAGCACTACTTCGACATCCGCATGTTCGGCGGAGTACTCAGCACCGGCACCACCAAAGGCGGCGCCGGCAAAGTCCGCGGCCCAATGCAACTCACCTTTGCCCGCAGCCTCGACGCGATCCTGCCCACCGACCACGCCATCACCCGCGTCACCCCCACCCGTCCCGAAGACCTCGCCGCCGGCAAGGTCACCGAGATGGGCTCCAAATGGACCGTGCCCTACGGGCTGTACCGCGCCCACGCCTTCTTCTCCGCCCCCCGCGCTACAAAAACCGGCGTCACCAGCGACGACATGGCCACCCTCTGGCAAGCCCTCACCGTCATGTTCGACCACGACCGCGCCGCATCACGCGGCGAAATGAAACTCTGCGGCCTGTACATCTTCAACCACCCCGACCCCCTTGGCGTCGCCCCCGCCGCGACCCTCACCAGCCGGATCACGCTGTACCGCGCCAACCCCGACAAAGCACCACGCCAACACACCGACTACACCCGCAGCATCGACACCACCGACCTGCCTACCGGCGTCGAATTCACCCCACTGGTCGACCTCTGGCCATGA
- a CDS encoding DUF2332 domain-containing protein, with translation MTTAQWYQAFAVREARGQSPTYEALALAVGADQQVLGLLDGLPEEKRQPNLLLAAAQYLGAPLGAPDDFLDWVLQNWSALSATMLQRRTQTNEPARCATLLPVLARLRQPLALLEVGASAGLCLYPDAYQYRYGQDQQVLGPAVSPVRLTCAVSDNVPRPVSMPTVAWRAGLDLNPLDVNDDDDVRWLDALIWPEQQQRRERLQAAVDIARADPPRMVKGDLLADLPALAAQAPADATLVIFHSAVLTYVPPDTRSAFINLVRGLPGHWISNEGVGVLPELAATMEVDPAGPARFLLAVDGQGVAFTGPHGQEIQWLAHHESSA, from the coding sequence ATGACGACAGCTCAGTGGTATCAGGCGTTTGCGGTTCGTGAGGCGCGGGGCCAGTCGCCGACGTACGAGGCGCTGGCCTTGGCGGTTGGTGCAGACCAGCAGGTGTTGGGACTCCTGGATGGGTTGCCGGAGGAGAAGCGGCAGCCGAACCTGCTCCTTGCCGCGGCTCAGTACCTTGGTGCGCCGCTCGGCGCTCCGGATGACTTCCTGGACTGGGTCCTGCAGAACTGGTCGGCGTTGTCCGCCACCATGCTCCAGCGGCGGACGCAGACGAACGAGCCGGCCCGATGTGCCACCCTGCTGCCGGTCCTGGCGCGACTGCGGCAGCCCCTCGCGCTGTTGGAAGTCGGTGCTTCCGCCGGGTTGTGCCTGTATCCCGATGCCTACCAGTACCGCTACGGTCAGGACCAGCAGGTGCTCGGCCCTGCGGTCAGCCCGGTACGGCTGACCTGCGCAGTCAGCGATAACGTTCCACGGCCGGTATCGATGCCCACGGTGGCGTGGCGCGCTGGCCTGGACCTCAATCCGCTCGACGTCAACGATGACGATGATGTGCGGTGGCTCGATGCGCTGATTTGGCCGGAGCAGCAGCAACGGCGCGAGCGGCTGCAAGCCGCGGTTGACATCGCCCGCGCGGATCCGCCGCGCATGGTCAAAGGGGATCTGCTCGCCGACCTGCCGGCGCTGGCCGCCCAGGCGCCGGCCGATGCCACGCTGGTCATCTTCCACAGCGCGGTACTGACCTATGTTCCGCCGGACACCCGTAGTGCCTTCATCAACCTAGTCCGTGGTCTGCCCGGGCACTGGATCTCGAACGAAGGCGTGGGCGTTCTGCCCGAACTGGCGGCAACCATGGAGGTCGATCCCGCAGGCCCGGCAAGGTTCCTGCTTGCGGTTGACGGCCAAGGCGTTGCTTTCACCGGTCCCCACGGCCAAGAGATCCAGTGGCTGGCTCACCACGAGTCCTCCGCGTGA
- a CDS encoding recombinase family protein has protein sequence MTAAAPHPPAGLDLGYARVSTTKQSLERQLEALTAAGIGGERIFTDKRTGATVDREGLAALLKYARAGDTIVVHTLDRLGRNLREVLNLVHDLAERGVGVRSLADPLPINTADEGMGRIAFLLLALFAEMERTFTAERAANARAVAEAKGRHVGRPVAHPADRIEYARLLKAQGASLGAIAAKTGIPKTSLHRYLTAVEPAA, from the coding sequence GTGACAGCCGCCGCACCGCACCCGCCGGCCGGGCTCGACCTCGGCTACGCCCGCGTCTCCACCACCAAGCAGAGCCTCGAGCGCCAACTCGAAGCGCTTACCGCCGCCGGTATCGGTGGCGAGCGGATCTTCACCGACAAGCGCACCGGCGCCACCGTCGACCGCGAGGGCCTGGCCGCGTTGCTCAAGTACGCCCGCGCCGGCGACACGATCGTCGTGCACACGCTCGACCGGTTGGGCCGCAACCTGCGTGAGGTGCTCAACCTCGTGCACGACCTCGCCGAGCGGGGTGTCGGCGTGCGCTCACTGGCCGACCCGCTGCCGATCAACACCGCCGACGAGGGCATGGGCCGCATTGCGTTCCTGCTGCTCGCCCTGTTTGCCGAGATGGAACGCACCTTCACCGCCGAACGCGCCGCCAACGCCCGCGCCGTCGCTGAGGCCAAAGGCCGGCACGTCGGCCGCCCCGTCGCTCACCCCGCCGACCGCATCGAGTACGCCCGACTGCTCAAAGCACAGGGCGCCAGCCTCGGCGCGATCGCGGCCAAGACCGGCATCCCGAAGACCTCGTTGCACCGCTATCTGACCGCCGTCGAACCGGCGGCTTGA
- a CDS encoding Mu transposase C-terminal domain-containing protein, translating to MRGSHLPSALAGLAELPEAARAQALHRWRVLRPHLHDGVPLPRAAGEAGVALRTAQRWLTRYRADGLAGLARRARADRGTRRLPEQLRLLIEGLALRPPGPSAAHVHRIVVDVAKHEGWPVPSYATVYTIVRGIDPAMRTLALDGDKRYREVFDLIHRREADRPNEVWQADHTQLDLWVIAPSGKPARPWLTVIEDDHSRAIAGYAVNLGAPSAIQTALALRQAIWRKSEPGWHVCGIPDTFYTDHGSDFTSQHMEQVAADLKIRLVFSQPGKPRGRGKIERYFSTINQMCLPTLPGYAPRGTKDRAGQAKLSLAELDAAIGRFIVAEYNQRPHSETGQPPQARWDAAGFLPHLPDSVEQLDLLLLTIAKPRKVHPDGIHLFGLRYLDTSVLGEYVGEAVTIRYDPRDVAEIRVFHDEKFLCRAICPELAAQNIGIKEISAARNARRRGLTHGLTERASVVDRLLAVHQPPEPVPAAPQGEPARPTAPALKLYRED from the coding sequence GTGCGCGGCTCGCACCTTCCGTCGGCGCTGGCCGGTCTGGCCGAGCTGCCGGAGGCCGCGCGGGCACAGGCGCTGCACCGGTGGCGGGTGCTGCGCCCGCACCTGCACGACGGGGTACCGCTGCCACGGGCGGCCGGCGAGGCGGGGGTGGCATTGCGCACCGCGCAGCGGTGGCTGACCCGCTACCGCGCCGACGGCCTCGCGGGGCTCGCCCGCCGGGCGCGCGCCGACCGTGGCACCCGGCGGCTGCCCGAGCAGCTGCGGCTGCTGATCGAGGGCCTGGCGCTGCGCCCGCCCGGGCCGTCAGCGGCGCACGTACACCGGATTGTCGTCGACGTCGCCAAGCACGAGGGCTGGCCGGTGCCGTCCTACGCCACGGTGTACACGATCGTGCGCGGCATCGACCCGGCGATGCGAACCCTGGCTCTGGACGGAGACAAGCGCTACCGGGAGGTGTTCGACTTGATCCACCGCCGGGAAGCAGACCGGCCGAACGAGGTCTGGCAGGCCGACCACACCCAGCTCGACCTGTGGGTGATCGCCCCGTCGGGCAAGCCGGCCCGGCCGTGGCTGACCGTCATCGAAGACGACCACTCCCGCGCGATCGCCGGGTACGCGGTCAACCTCGGCGCCCCGTCGGCGATCCAGACCGCCCTCGCCCTGCGGCAGGCGATCTGGCGCAAGAGCGAACCCGGCTGGCACGTCTGCGGAATCCCCGACACCTTCTACACCGACCACGGCTCGGACTTCACCTCCCAGCACATGGAGCAGGTCGCCGCCGACCTGAAGATCCGCCTGGTGTTCTCCCAACCGGGCAAGCCCCGCGGCCGCGGCAAGATCGAGCGGTACTTCTCCACGATCAACCAGATGTGCCTGCCCACCCTGCCCGGCTACGCCCCACGCGGCACCAAGGACCGGGCCGGACAGGCGAAGCTCTCCCTCGCCGAGCTCGACGCGGCGATCGGCCGGTTCATCGTCGCGGAATACAACCAGCGCCCGCACAGCGAGACCGGCCAGCCGCCGCAGGCCCGTTGGGACGCCGCCGGATTCCTACCGCACCTGCCTGACAGCGTGGAACAGCTCGACCTGCTGCTACTCACCATCGCCAAGCCGCGCAAGGTCCACCCCGACGGCATCCACCTGTTCGGGCTGCGCTACCTCGACACCAGCGTGCTCGGCGAGTACGTCGGCGAGGCGGTCACCATCCGATACGACCCGCGCGACGTCGCCGAGATCCGCGTCTTCCACGACGAGAAGTTCCTGTGCCGGGCCATCTGCCCCGAGCTGGCCGCGCAGAACATCGGCATCAAGGAGATCTCCGCCGCCCGCAACGCCCGCCGCCGTGGCCTGACCCACGGACTGACCGAACGCGCCAGCGTGGTGGACCGGCTCCTGGCCGTGCACCAGCCACCCGAGCCCGTACCCGCGGCACCGCAGGGCGAGCCGGCCCGGCCGACCGCACCGGCGCTGAAGCTCTACCGGGAGGACTGA
- a CDS encoding AAA family ATPase, producing MADPEVEDTPEQWAAKEAAIATLPTLTEQPEPPPAEAPFVITKEYRRFAEFADAVRRERYIGLCYGPPGVGKTLSARRYARWDLVEHAVQTFKFFETESIPREILDTRSAVYTPKVHNSPSRLEKELAFVQDRVSWMVQTLEHPEHDPPALSRHQGRFAELLLVDEADRLKTPTLEQLRDRHDRTGVGLILIGMPGIEKRLARYPQLYSRVGFVHHFRVLSAEEQAFVLARHWPELGLHDPQDFTTAEALATIIRITSGNFRLTARLVAQIKRVLDINHLTVVTKEVVEAARESLVIGVL from the coding sequence ATGGCCGACCCCGAGGTCGAAGACACCCCCGAGCAGTGGGCGGCCAAGGAGGCCGCCATCGCGACGCTGCCCACCCTGACCGAGCAGCCCGAACCGCCGCCCGCCGAGGCGCCGTTCGTCATCACCAAGGAGTACCGGCGCTTCGCCGAGTTCGCCGACGCCGTACGCCGCGAGCGCTACATCGGGCTGTGCTACGGCCCGCCCGGGGTCGGCAAGACCCTGTCCGCGCGGCGGTACGCCCGCTGGGACCTGGTCGAGCACGCCGTGCAGACCTTCAAGTTCTTCGAGACCGAGAGCATCCCGCGCGAAATCCTCGACACCCGCAGCGCCGTCTACACCCCGAAGGTCCACAACAGCCCCAGCCGGCTGGAGAAGGAGCTGGCCTTCGTCCAGGATCGGGTCTCCTGGATGGTCCAGACACTCGAGCACCCCGAGCACGACCCGCCGGCGCTGTCGCGCCACCAGGGCCGCTTCGCCGAGCTGCTGCTCGTCGACGAGGCCGACCGGCTCAAGACACCCACCCTGGAACAGCTGCGTGACCGGCACGACCGCACCGGTGTCGGGCTCATCCTCATCGGCATGCCCGGCATCGAGAAACGCCTGGCCCGCTACCCGCAGCTCTACAGCCGCGTCGGGTTCGTGCACCACTTCCGGGTGCTCTCCGCCGAGGAACAGGCGTTCGTCCTGGCCCGGCACTGGCCCGAACTCGGCCTGCACGACCCGCAGGACTTCACCACCGCCGAGGCCCTCGCCACGATCATCCGCATCACCAGCGGCAACTTCCGGCTCACCGCCCGCCTCGTCGCCCAGATCAAGCGCGTCCTGGACATCAACCACCTGACGGTGGTCACCAAGGAAGTCGTCGAGGCCGCCCGCGAGTCCCTGGTCATCGGCGTGCTGTGA
- a CDS encoding recombinase family protein: MTVIGYARTRPVDDITAVRAELTAAGCTAIYCDEQVSIRAHQPQLDRALAAVPAGGTLIVCRLIHIGRSLDYLADLLIQLDHRGVRFRALREQLDTAEHGELLRQVTHGLIETQKAWRSEATREGLAEAVAAGRKLGRRPGPPPLTQEQDELAQHLRATGVPVTEIADLIGVSRSKLYCVQPPEAATPTTGEDSAP; encoded by the coding sequence GTGACCGTCATCGGCTACGCCCGCACCCGACCAGTCGACGACATCACTGCGGTCCGCGCCGAGCTGACCGCCGCCGGCTGCACCGCGATCTACTGCGACGAGCAGGTCTCCATCCGCGCCCACCAGCCCCAGCTCGACCGCGCGCTTGCTGCCGTCCCGGCCGGCGGCACCCTCATCGTCTGCCGGCTCATCCACATCGGTCGCTCCCTGGACTACCTTGCCGACTTGCTCATCCAACTCGACCACCGCGGCGTGCGGTTCCGTGCCCTGCGCGAACAGCTCGACACCGCCGAGCACGGAGAACTGCTCCGCCAGGTCACCCACGGCCTGATCGAAACCCAGAAGGCATGGCGCTCCGAGGCCACCCGAGAAGGACTCGCCGAGGCCGTCGCCGCCGGCCGCAAGCTCGGCCGGCGACCAGGACCGCCTCCGCTGACCCAGGAGCAAGACGAACTGGCGCAACACCTGCGGGCCACCGGCGTGCCCGTCACCGAGATCGCCGACCTGATCGGCGTCTCCCGCAGCAAGCTGTACTGCGTCCAACCGCCCGAAGCAGCAACGCCAACTACCGGCGAAGATTCAGCGCCGTAG